In Amycolatopsis coloradensis, one genomic interval encodes:
- the def gene encoding peptide deformylase, which translates to MVMRDLRYFGDPVLKTVCDPVTTFDKKIESLVTDLMDGVKPAGRAGLAAPQIGVGLRVFSYDVGGLSGYVINPEIVELSEETHEIGEGCLSVPELWFPVVRAKHAVVRGVDLRNEPVEVEGVDVLAQCLQHETDHLDGKLYLERLTPERKKRALGEARGKDWFWNR; encoded by the coding sequence GTGATGCGCGACCTGCGCTATTTCGGGGATCCCGTGCTCAAGACCGTATGCGACCCGGTCACGACATTCGACAAGAAGATCGAGTCGCTGGTGACCGATCTGATGGACGGGGTGAAACCAGCCGGGCGCGCGGGTCTCGCGGCGCCGCAGATCGGGGTCGGGCTGCGGGTGTTCAGCTACGACGTCGGCGGACTGAGCGGGTACGTGATCAACCCCGAGATCGTCGAGCTGTCCGAAGAAACACACGAGATCGGCGAGGGCTGCCTGTCCGTGCCGGAGCTGTGGTTCCCGGTCGTCCGCGCGAAGCACGCCGTGGTGCGCGGTGTCGACCTGCGTAACGAGCCGGTCGAGGTCGAAGGCGTCGACGTGCTCGCCCAGTGCCTGCAGCACGAGACCGATCACCTCGACGGCAAGCTGTACCTGGAGCGCCTCACCCCCGAACGCAAGAAGCGCGCGTTGGGCGAGGCCCGCGGCAAAGACTGGTTCTGGAACCGCTGA
- a CDS encoding GNAT family N-acetyltransferase → METYRARPTLVHPGEETAAASAWRVRIRVDDRPGTLARIAIRLADLECNILGLSVLPVPGGVLDEIVLRPATGLPRQLLIDAIRDEGCECSAVIDADLAELVDPATATLTAAKRAVEEPGGLAEVLRGVLAADVVTKVPSIEANPARTEGGHRAVFPAGDGAAFVARRRWSPFVELELSRAVALVGLTTAVRDNVTGPIVLDRADGTAIVLRKGVPGDAXIVLDRADGTAIVLRKGVPGDAEAVSALHQRCSMTTLFHRYHTGMRAVPRRWLHRLLMPPRGISLLAACGRDVIGLGQLIPAAEGGAAEVSLLVEDSWQRQGIGTALLARLATLAVAKGERELTAVCLPGDDSLHRTATRVGLRPERAPGDPGTLRFRLPDPRI, encoded by the coding sequence ATGGAGACCTATCGAGCCCGGCCCACCCTGGTCCATCCCGGCGAAGAGACCGCGGCCGCGTCGGCATGGCGTGTCCGGATCCGCGTGGACGACCGGCCCGGCACCCTGGCCAGGATCGCGATCCGGCTCGCCGACCTCGAATGCAACATCCTCGGACTGTCGGTGCTCCCGGTCCCCGGAGGCGTGCTCGACGAGATCGTCCTGCGGCCGGCCACCGGTCTGCCGCGCCAACTGCTCATCGACGCGATCCGCGACGAAGGATGCGAATGCTCCGCCGTCATCGACGCGGATCTGGCCGAACTGGTCGACCCTGCCACCGCGACGCTCACCGCGGCCAAGAGGGCTGTCGAGGAGCCCGGTGGCCTCGCGGAAGTGCTCCGCGGCGTCCTCGCGGCCGACGTAGTCACCAAGGTCCCGTCGATCGAGGCGAACCCGGCCCGCACGGAAGGCGGGCACCGCGCGGTGTTCCCGGCAGGGGACGGCGCCGCGTTCGTCGCGCGCCGCCGGTGGTCACCGTTCGTCGAACTGGAACTGAGCCGCGCCGTCGCACTGGTCGGCCTGACCACCGCCGTCCGCGACAACGTGACCGGTCCGATCGTGCTCGACCGGGCCGACGGCACCGCGATCGTCCTGCGCAAGGGCGTCCCCGGTGACGCGNCGATCGTGCTCGACCGGGCCGACGGCACCGCGATCGTCCTGCGCAAGGGCGTCCCCGGTGACGCGGAAGCGGTGTCCGCGCTGCACCAGAGATGCTCGATGACGACGCTCTTCCACCGCTATCACACCGGAATGCGCGCCGTGCCGCGTCGCTGGCTGCACCGGCTCCTGATGCCGCCGCGCGGGATCAGCCTGCTCGCGGCCTGCGGCCGTGACGTGATCGGTCTCGGCCAGCTGATCCCGGCTGCCGAGGGCGGCGCGGCCGAAGTCTCGCTCCTGGTCGAGGATTCCTGGCAGCGCCAAGGCATCGGCACGGCTTTGCTCGCCCGGCTCGCCACTCTGGCCGTGGCCAAGGGGGAGCGCGAACTCACCGCAGTCTGCCTGCCCGGCGACGACTCCCTCCACCGCACCGCCACCCGTGTGGGGCTCCGGCCCGAACGCGCCCCCGGCGACCCCGGCACCCTGCGCTTCCGGCTCCCCGACCCGCGCATTTAG
- a CDS encoding VOC family protein, whose amino-acid sequence MAAQLVNLVFDSALPRDLAGFWEGLFSWDAPFQPAFRSEAGPKRGKNRLHLDLASRSPEHQAELVDRALSLGARHIDIGQGPPEEKRVPWVVLADPEGNEFCVLEPREQYEGTGAIASVVTDALDPERLARFWAASLGWEVGVREEAIVGLRPPDGRGPWIEFLATREEKRHRNRLRFEIAPRRGKSRAAEVRRLRELGASGQRGDAMVDPEGNEFSVLSPR is encoded by the coding sequence GTGGCAGCACAGCTGGTGAACCTGGTCTTCGACTCGGCCCTTCCCAGAGATCTGGCGGGTTTCTGGGAAGGGCTGTTCAGCTGGGACGCCCCGTTCCAACCGGCGTTCCGCTCCGAGGCGGGCCCCAAACGGGGCAAGAACCGCCTGCACCTGGATCTGGCGAGCCGTTCGCCCGAGCACCAGGCCGAGCTGGTGGACCGTGCGCTGTCCCTCGGCGCACGGCATATCGACATCGGCCAGGGCCCGCCGGAGGAGAAACGGGTGCCGTGGGTGGTGCTCGCGGACCCCGAGGGCAACGAGTTCTGCGTCCTCGAGCCGCGCGAACAGTACGAGGGCACCGGCGCGATCGCTTCGGTCGTCACCGACGCCCTCGACCCGGAGCGGCTGGCGCGGTTCTGGGCGGCCTCCCTGGGCTGGGAGGTCGGCGTCCGGGAAGAGGCGATCGTCGGCCTGCGGCCACCGGACGGCCGCGGCCCGTGGATCGAGTTCCTCGCCACGCGGGAGGAGAAACGGCACAGGAACAGGCTGCGGTTCGAGATCGCGCCACGGCGAGGCAAGAGCCGGGCGGCCGAAGTCCGGCGCCTGCGGGAGCTGGGCGCGTCAGGGCAGCGTGGCGATGCGATGGTGGATCCGGAGGGCAACGAGTTCAGCGTGCTTTCTCCCCGCTGA
- a CDS encoding maleylpyruvate isomerase family mycothiol-dependent enzyme, whose translation MAGQAMIDQGRFLEVIGAETELMAQVAHTASADAPVPTCPGWTLGEVLRHVGSVYRVTRRWITDGRRPEHWQRKPGPGQHLEEYFREGRDELVAELSAHDPDELAPTWWPADRSYGFWRRRMAHETTIHRIDAESAAGREVSEIPEDVALDGIDEALVLWFGQRLPLLGLSGTKTGSVGVRTAGHTWIARAGPTETVAWRCSAEEAQRADDLITGKPDKIYRWLWGRAGPTAVTVSGDQDMAGQLWALLRLATR comes from the coding sequence ATGGCCGGGCAGGCCATGATCGACCAGGGCAGGTTCCTGGAAGTGATCGGCGCCGAAACCGAGTTGATGGCCCAGGTGGCGCACACCGCGTCCGCCGACGCGCCGGTCCCGACCTGCCCGGGCTGGACGCTCGGCGAGGTCCTCAGGCACGTGGGCAGCGTGTACCGGGTCACCCGCCGCTGGATCACCGACGGACGGCGTCCCGAGCACTGGCAGCGCAAACCGGGGCCGGGACAGCACCTGGAGGAGTACTTCCGCGAGGGCAGGGACGAACTCGTCGCCGAACTGTCCGCCCACGACCCGGACGAACTGGCGCCGACCTGGTGGCCGGCGGACCGCAGCTACGGGTTCTGGCGGCGGCGGATGGCGCACGAGACGACGATCCACCGGATCGACGCGGAGAGCGCGGCAGGCCGGGAAGTCTCGGAGATCCCCGAAGACGTGGCACTCGACGGGATCGACGAGGCGCTGGTGCTCTGGTTCGGCCAGCGGCTGCCGTTGCTCGGACTGTCCGGCACCAAGACCGGCTCGGTCGGCGTGCGCACCGCGGGCCACACCTGGATCGCCAGGGCGGGGCCCACGGAGACGGTCGCCTGGCGGTGCTCGGCCGAGGAAGCCCAGCGCGCGGACGACCTGATCACCGGGAAGCCGGACAAGATCTACCGCTGGCTCTGGGGCCGGGCGGGTCCGACGGCGGTGACGGTCAGCGGAGACCAGGACATGGCGGGACAACTCTGGGCCCTTCTGCGGCTCGCGACCCGATGA
- a CDS encoding SAV_6107 family HEPN domain-containing protein encodes MSVSVVSPDEAERPGGTAQPALPMSLRPPAPPAAVSLYAQARRGLAEAERESDPAERFIGAYLAALRGAAAVLEARGRPHRGRARPASGWVLLDSVAPELKEWAAFFAANSATRAAAQAGITGKVTVELADELTRAATVFLELVRRVVHGLPMGDSAHVA; translated from the coding sequence ATGTCCGTTTCGGTCGTGTCCCCCGACGAAGCCGAGAGGCCGGGGGGCACCGCGCAGCCCGCCCTGCCGATGTCGTTGCGCCCGCCGGCACCACCCGCGGCGGTCTCCTTGTACGCACAGGCGAGGCGGGGGCTCGCCGAAGCAGAGCGGGAGAGCGATCCCGCGGAGCGGTTCATCGGGGCGTATCTCGCCGCGCTGCGGGGCGCGGCGGCGGTACTGGAGGCCCGCGGCCGTCCGCACCGGGGCCGTGCCCGGCCGGCGAGTGGCTGGGTACTGCTCGACTCCGTCGCGCCCGAGCTGAAGGAATGGGCGGCGTTCTTCGCGGCCAATTCGGCGACGCGGGCCGCCGCGCAGGCGGGCATCACCGGAAAGGTCACCGTCGAGCTGGCGGACGAGCTGACCCGGGCCGCCACGGTGTTCCTGGAACTGGTGCGACGGGTGGTGCACGGGCTGCCGATGGGTGACTCGGCGCATGTGGCCTGA
- a CDS encoding YbaK/EbsC family protein yields MSTIDRSGHPSVAKVAAALAEAGQHAAADGIRILPAEVRTAAQAAEALGVEVGAIANSLVFRSRTGDIETALLALTSGAHRADTGLLASLTGADEIGKADAEFVRAHTGQPIGGVAPVGHPKALTTLVDTALRAHEVVWAAAGHPKSVYPTTFDGLVALTGGTPADVAGDGQDGRP; encoded by the coding sequence ATGAGCACCATCGACCGGTCCGGTCATCCCTCGGTGGCCAAGGTCGCGGCCGCGCTCGCCGAGGCGGGCCAGCACGCCGCCGCCGACGGGATCCGGATCCTCCCCGCCGAAGTCCGCACGGCCGCGCAGGCCGCCGAAGCGCTCGGTGTCGAGGTCGGCGCGATCGCGAACAGCCTCGTCTTCCGCAGCCGCACCGGCGACATCGAAACGGCCCTGCTCGCCCTGACGTCGGGCGCGCACCGCGCCGACACCGGGCTGCTGGCCTCGCTGACCGGAGCCGACGAGATCGGCAAGGCGGACGCGGAGTTCGTCCGCGCGCACACCGGGCAGCCGATCGGCGGCGTCGCCCCGGTCGGTCACCCGAAGGCGTTGACCACCCTCGTCGACACCGCGTTACGTGCCCACGAGGTCGTCTGGGCCGCCGCCGGGCATCCGAAGTCGGTGTACCCCACGACGTTCGACGGCCTCGTCGCGCTGACCGGGGGCACTCCCGCGGACGTCGCGGGCGACGGGCAGGATGGGCGCCCGTGA
- a CDS encoding GNAT family N-acetyltransferase, with the protein MTAMSSECTRYVQLSADEFRARLPEALTIYVNAMRYPEGTAEQRAPMWLTHALREGWRCMAALDADGVLLGLAYGYKGRGGQWWHEQVRHGLTRREGQAAAEHWMSDYFELTEIHVSPESQGKRIGEDLLRRLLDGVPSAHVLLSTPEGTSRAWNLYRRVGFVDVLRDYHFAGDPRPFAILGRTLPL; encoded by the coding sequence GTGACCGCGATGTCCTCGGAATGCACCCGTTACGTCCAGCTGTCCGCGGACGAGTTCCGCGCCCGGCTCCCCGAGGCGCTGACCATCTACGTCAACGCCATGCGCTATCCCGAAGGCACGGCGGAGCAACGCGCGCCGATGTGGCTCACGCACGCGCTGCGCGAAGGCTGGCGCTGCATGGCCGCGCTCGACGCGGACGGCGTCCTGCTCGGGCTCGCCTACGGCTACAAGGGCCGCGGCGGCCAGTGGTGGCACGAACAGGTTCGCCACGGCCTGACCCGGCGTGAGGGCCAGGCCGCCGCCGAGCACTGGATGTCCGACTACTTCGAGCTCACCGAGATCCACGTCAGCCCCGAAAGCCAGGGGAAGCGGATCGGCGAGGACCTCCTGCGACGGCTGCTCGACGGCGTGCCCAGCGCCCACGTCCTCCTTTCCACGCCGGAAGGCACCAGCCGGGCCTGGAACCTGTACCGGCGGGTCGGCTTCGTCGACGTGCTGCGGGACTACCACTTCGCCGGGGATCCGCGGCCGTTCGCGATCCTCGGCCGGACGCTGCCGCTCTAG
- a CDS encoding DMT family transporter yields MSVAVPTRARSSAALVLAGVLWGTGGLAGSLLASRAGLHPLSVAAYRLLIGGVIATGYLWLTGSLRGFPRTPEVRRRLLAVGGLFALFQTSYFAAVSLSSVSVATMTTIGSAPVLLAVATAVKTRRLPGAWTAVSVAGSLVGLALLQWTPGQKVNVAGVVFALLAAAGFAALTLVTATRVEGLDPLPTTAFGCLIGGAALAPAALWFGMAVPVQADVLALVVYFGVVPTALAYAAYFRGLESAHPVLAALSALLEPLTAALLSMAVLGERLGAVGWCGAVVLIAALTVAYSKP; encoded by the coding sequence ATGTCCGTTGCCGTACCCACGCGCGCCCGATCGTCGGCCGCGCTCGTCCTCGCCGGAGTCCTCTGGGGGACCGGCGGTCTCGCCGGATCCCTGCTCGCCTCCCGGGCGGGCCTCCATCCACTGAGTGTCGCCGCGTACCGGCTGCTCATCGGCGGCGTGATCGCCACCGGCTATCTCTGGCTCACCGGGAGCCTCCGCGGTTTCCCCCGCACTCCTGAGGTCCGCCGCCGTCTGCTCGCCGTCGGCGGGCTGTTCGCCCTCTTCCAGACCAGCTATTTCGCCGCGGTCTCGCTGAGTTCCGTGAGCGTCGCGACGATGACCACCATCGGCAGCGCGCCCGTCCTGCTCGCCGTCGCGACGGCCGTCAAGACCCGCCGGCTGCCCGGAGCGTGGACGGCGGTGTCCGTGGCCGGGTCCCTCGTCGGGCTCGCGCTGCTGCAGTGGACGCCCGGACAGAAGGTCAACGTCGCCGGAGTGGTGTTCGCCCTGCTCGCAGCGGCTGGGTTCGCCGCGCTGACGCTGGTGACCGCGACCCGCGTCGAAGGCCTCGATCCCTTGCCCACCACGGCTTTCGGCTGCCTGATCGGCGGCGCCGCGCTTGCCCCGGCCGCGCTGTGGTTCGGGATGGCGGTGCCGGTTCAGGCCGACGTGCTCGCGCTCGTCGTCTACTTCGGCGTCGTGCCGACGGCGCTGGCGTACGCCGCGTACTTCCGCGGTCTCGAAAGCGCGCATCCCGTACTGGCCGCGTTGTCCGCCCTGCTCGAACCGTTGACCGCCGCGCTGCTGTCCATGGCCGTGCTCGGGGAACGGCTCGGCGCCGTGGGCTGGTGCGGCGCGGTGGTGCTCATCGCCGCGCTCACGGTCGCCTACTCGAAACCCTAG
- a CDS encoding DUF885 domain-containing protein encodes MASTARSVHQICDRYVDDYAAADPVAATTFGISGYDDQLTDYSPAGHAARAAIAARALADIEAAEPADDGERAAKAVFTERIGLHLEIHEAGLDIAALNVIESPVQELRMVFDFMPTDTAEDWATIAARMARVPEALDGLRASLLAAADAGRVSALRQVGKVAEQAETWAGLKDEAGFFETLVSGAKDVDEKLRTELGQAAHAAQEAYAEFAGFLRAELAPLAPVKDAVGAEVYRLWSRLFTGATFDLDEAYAWGWAEFTRIETEMREVAGRIKPGATLAEAAAVLDADPKYVVRGRAEFQAWMQNLSDNALKSLRGKHFDISDRVMALECKIAPPGGTVGAYYTGPSEDFSRPGRMWWSLPQGRDEFTTWREVSTVYHEGAPGHHLQIATAVDQSESLNKYQRLLAFTSGHAEGWALYSERLMEDLGFLADDGELFGMLSEQLFRAARVIVDIGMHLELEIPAGTGFHEGERWTPELGLEFMLTRTVTDPAHVHDEIDRYLGWPGQAPSYKLGERLWLTARDEARARQGDAFDIKQFHTRALALGGMGLDTLREMLAALD; translated from the coding sequence ATGGCTTCAACCGCGCGAAGTGTGCACCAGATCTGTGACCGGTACGTCGACGACTACGCCGCGGCCGACCCGGTCGCCGCGACGACGTTCGGCATCTCCGGATACGACGACCAGCTGACCGACTACTCGCCCGCCGGGCACGCGGCGCGGGCCGCCATCGCCGCCCGTGCGCTGGCCGACATCGAAGCGGCCGAACCCGCCGACGACGGCGAGCGCGCGGCCAAGGCGGTGTTCACCGAGCGGATCGGGTTGCACCTGGAGATCCACGAGGCGGGTCTCGACATCGCGGCGCTGAACGTGATCGAAAGCCCCGTGCAGGAACTGCGCATGGTCTTCGACTTCATGCCCACCGACACCGCGGAGGACTGGGCGACGATCGCCGCCCGGATGGCGAGGGTGCCCGAAGCGCTCGACGGTCTCCGCGCCTCGCTGCTCGCGGCCGCGGACGCCGGCCGGGTTTCGGCGTTGCGGCAGGTCGGCAAGGTCGCCGAACAGGCGGAAACCTGGGCCGGTCTGAAGGACGAGGCCGGTTTCTTCGAAACTCTCGTCTCGGGCGCGAAGGACGTCGACGAGAAGCTCCGCACCGAACTCGGTCAGGCCGCTCACGCCGCGCAGGAGGCGTACGCGGAGTTCGCCGGTTTCCTCCGCGCCGAACTCGCCCCGCTGGCGCCGGTCAAGGACGCCGTCGGCGCCGAGGTCTACCGGCTGTGGTCCCGGTTGTTCACCGGAGCCACCTTCGACCTGGACGAGGCCTACGCCTGGGGCTGGGCCGAGTTCACCCGTATCGAGACGGAGATGCGCGAGGTCGCCGGCCGGATCAAACCCGGCGCCACCCTCGCCGAGGCGGCCGCCGTCCTCGACGCCGACCCCAAGTACGTCGTGCGCGGCCGGGCCGAATTCCAGGCCTGGATGCAGAACCTGTCCGACAACGCGCTGAAGTCGTTGCGCGGCAAGCACTTCGACATCTCCGACCGGGTGATGGCACTGGAGTGCAAGATCGCCCCGCCCGGTGGCACCGTCGGCGCGTACTACACCGGCCCGAGCGAGGACTTCTCCCGCCCCGGCCGCATGTGGTGGTCGCTGCCGCAGGGCCGGGACGAGTTCACCACCTGGCGCGAGGTCAGCACCGTCTACCACGAGGGCGCGCCGGGTCATCACCTGCAGATCGCGACCGCGGTCGACCAGTCGGAGTCGCTCAACAAGTACCAGCGGCTGCTGGCGTTCACCTCCGGGCACGCCGAGGGCTGGGCGCTGTACTCCGAGCGGCTGATGGAGGACCTCGGGTTCCTCGCCGACGACGGTGAACTGTTCGGCATGCTGTCCGAGCAGCTGTTCCGCGCCGCGCGGGTGATCGTCGACATCGGCATGCACCTGGAGCTGGAGATCCCGGCGGGTACCGGCTTCCACGAGGGCGAGCGGTGGACGCCCGAACTGGGACTGGAGTTCATGCTCACCCGGACCGTCACCGACCCGGCCCACGTGCACGACGAGATCGACCGCTACCTGGGCTGGCCGGGGCAGGCGCCGTCGTACAAGCTCGGCGAACGGCTCTGGCTCACCGCCCGCGACGAGGCCCGCGCGCGGCAGGGCGACGCGTTCGACATCAAGCAGTTCCACACGCGGGCGCTGGCGCTCGGCGGGATGGGGCTGGACACCTTGCGGGAGATGCTCGCGGCCTTGGACTGA
- a CDS encoding methylenetetrahydrofolate reductase: MTSVVERLQGDGPVFSIEFFPPRDAADEAVLWKSIRELEPLDPAYMSITYGAGGSSRDGTIRSIARVATETTLVPMAHLTAVNHSVAELRNVIGWYAAVGVRNILALRGDPPGDVYGDWVPHPEGLNYAEELVELVRSLGDFCVGVSAFPYGHPRSANLEADTEYLVRKLRAGADFAIAQLFFEPEDFLRLRDRVAATGCEALVIPGIMPLTTPRTLHTSIKLSGAPAPRRLLDRLEPLAGDPKAFRAEGIDAVTELCERLIAEGVPDLHFYTFNRSKATREVVSRLGLVPARA; the protein is encoded by the coding sequence ATGACTTCGGTGGTCGAGCGGTTGCAGGGTGATGGACCCGTGTTCTCCATCGAGTTCTTCCCGCCCCGCGACGCGGCAGACGAGGCCGTGCTGTGGAAATCGATCCGGGAACTCGAGCCGCTGGACCCGGCGTACATGTCGATCACCTACGGCGCCGGCGGCTCCAGCCGGGACGGCACGATCCGCAGCATCGCCCGCGTCGCCACCGAAACCACGCTGGTGCCGATGGCGCATCTCACCGCCGTGAACCACTCGGTCGCGGAACTGCGCAACGTCATCGGCTGGTACGCCGCCGTCGGCGTGCGGAACATCCTCGCGCTGCGGGGCGACCCGCCTGGCGACGTCTACGGCGACTGGGTCCCGCATCCGGAGGGGCTCAACTACGCCGAGGAGCTCGTCGAGCTGGTGCGTTCGCTCGGCGACTTCTGCGTCGGCGTCTCGGCCTTCCCGTACGGCCACCCGCGGTCGGCGAACCTCGAAGCCGACACCGAGTACCTCGTGCGCAAGCTTCGCGCCGGCGCGGATTTCGCGATCGCGCAGCTGTTCTTCGAGCCGGAGGACTTCCTCCGCCTGCGCGACCGGGTGGCGGCCACCGGCTGCGAGGCGCTGGTCATCCCCGGCATCATGCCGCTGACCACGCCGCGGACACTGCACACGTCCATCAAGCTGTCCGGCGCGCCGGCGCCGCGGCGGCTGCTGGACCGGCTCGAACCGCTGGCCGGCGACCCCAAGGCCTTCCGCGCCGAAGGGATCGACGCGGTGACCGAACTGTGCGAGCGGCTCATCGCCGAAGGCGTCCCCGACCTGCACTTCTACACGTTCAACCGGTCCAAGGCCACGCGTGAGGTGGTCAGCAGGCTCGGGCTGGTCCCGGCCCGCGCGTAA
- the merB gene encoding organomercurial lyase, protein MSAETDTSWDEDVRVAVYRAFAEHGRPPTSPELADAAHGSLAVAKQALHRLAKRRHLVLDECEHVVLAHPFAAIPLGFSVMGAHTLWWGGCAWDAFAIPHLVKAEPEVLVSTRCRGCGEPHALLVNDRTPPKGGLVAHFLVPMARMWDDVVYTCGNQRLFCGESCVDGWLAETGQDKGYVMDLATLWRLAAGWYEGRLEHGYTRRDPAAAAAYFARAGLSGPFWS, encoded by the coding sequence ATGAGCGCCGAAACCGACACCAGCTGGGATGAGGACGTCCGCGTCGCGGTCTACCGCGCGTTCGCCGAGCACGGGAGGCCGCCGACGTCCCCCGAACTGGCCGACGCCGCCCACGGATCACTCGCGGTGGCGAAACAGGCACTGCACCGGCTGGCGAAGCGACGGCATCTCGTGCTCGACGAATGCGAGCACGTCGTGCTGGCGCATCCGTTCGCGGCGATCCCGCTGGGATTCTCCGTGATGGGCGCGCACACGCTGTGGTGGGGCGGCTGCGCGTGGGACGCGTTCGCGATCCCCCATCTGGTCAAGGCCGAACCCGAGGTGCTGGTGTCCACGCGCTGCCGCGGCTGCGGCGAGCCGCACGCCCTGCTGGTGAACGACCGCACTCCGCCGAAGGGTGGGTTGGTCGCGCACTTCCTGGTGCCGATGGCGCGGATGTGGGACGACGTCGTGTACACCTGCGGCAACCAGCGCCTGTTCTGCGGTGAGTCCTGTGTGGACGGATGGCTGGCGGAAACGGGGCAGGACAAGGGATACGTCATGGATCTGGCGACGCTGTGGCGGCTCGCGGCGGGGTGGTACGAGGGCAGGCTGGAGCACGGGTACACCCGCCGGGATCCGGCCGCCGCGGCCGCGTACTTCGCCCGGGCCGGGTTGAGCGGCCCGTTCTGGAGCTAG
- a CDS encoding AzlD domain-containing protein, protein MTLWLAIVLVALVSIGFKAAGPVLLGDRTLPPRLAGVIALLAPALLAGLVLTDVAGPAWSGLDWTLCAGLAAIAVTYALRVPVLAAILCGVVVTAVLRFLV, encoded by the coding sequence ATGACGCTTTGGCTCGCCATCGTCCTCGTCGCGCTGGTCAGCATCGGGTTCAAGGCGGCGGGCCCGGTCCTGCTCGGCGATCGGACGCTGCCGCCGCGGCTCGCGGGCGTGATCGCGCTGCTCGCGCCCGCGTTGCTGGCCGGTCTCGTGCTCACGGACGTGGCCGGTCCGGCCTGGTCCGGGCTCGACTGGACCCTCTGCGCCGGCCTTGCCGCGATCGCGGTGACCTACGCGCTGCGCGTGCCGGTGCTCGCCGCGATCCTCTGCGGGGTCGTCGTCACCGCCGTTCTGCGCTTCCTGGTCTAG
- a CDS encoding AzlC family ABC transporter permease, whose protein sequence is MTTLRRNYLAGARIGLGLGVATFVLGVTFGAYSQTLGWGIAAPIXVLGVTFGAYSQTLGWGIAAPIVASILVFSGSAQFAMATALAGGGNLAVAVGAAALINARFLPMGAAVASDLRGGRLRRAWEGQAVVDGSWVAAHLGEGRFDREKLIGCTVVQLPAWVLGTVLGVLAAPPLDVVSRFGLDVVFPGFFLVLLVDELRRSRQAVLTAALAACLAGILVLFVPVGLALIGASAAALLGLGARR, encoded by the coding sequence ATGACGACGCTCCGGCGGAACTATCTGGCCGGCGCCCGCATCGGGCTCGGGCTGGGTGTCGCGACCTTCGTTCTCGGTGTCACCTTCGGCGCGTACAGCCAAACGCTGGGCTGGGGGATCGCGGCCCCGATCNTCGTTCTCGGTGTCACCTTCGGCGCGTACAGCCAAACGCTGGGCTGGGGGATCGCGGCCCCGATCGTCGCGTCGATCCTCGTGTTCTCCGGCTCGGCCCAGTTCGCGATGGCCACCGCGCTCGCGGGCGGCGGGAACCTCGCCGTCGCGGTCGGCGCGGCGGCCCTGATCAACGCCCGGTTCCTGCCGATGGGCGCCGCCGTCGCCTCGGATCTGCGCGGTGGACGCCTGCGCCGCGCGTGGGAGGGCCAGGCCGTCGTCGATGGTTCGTGGGTGGCCGCCCACCTCGGCGAAGGGCGCTTCGATCGCGAAAAGCTCATCGGTTGCACGGTCGTCCAGTTGCCCGCCTGGGTGCTGGGGACGGTGCTCGGTGTCCTGGCCGCGCCGCCACTGGACGTCGTCTCGCGGTTCGGGCTCGACGTCGTGTTCCCCGGCTTCTTCCTGGTCCTGCTCGTCGACGAACTCCGCCGTTCGCGCCAGGCTGTCCTCACCGCGGCCCTTGCCGCCTGCCTGGCGGGGATCCTGGTGCTGTTCGTCCCGGTCGGGCTCGCGCTGATCGGCGCCTCCGCCGCCGCGCTGCTCGGACTGGGGGCGCGGCGATGA
- a CDS encoding CGNR zinc finger domain-containing protein produces MDGHWNGYDSIGGSVPLDLVNTVSWRRDPARREDRLSTPDRLSEWVVLVGAGTERLEIPEAVLEMVKAFRETLYRVLVSDPPDTTPLRKPLLAAYRHAELAPSLPLRWTVPLTDDAALPHFLALEAEELLRSEKLERIRECEGPGCGWVFTDHTRNRSRRWCSSSDCGNRARAKRHYDKTRV; encoded by the coding sequence ATGGACGGCCACTGGAACGGGTACGACAGCATCGGCGGAAGCGTGCCGTTGGACCTGGTCAACACCGTTTCCTGGCGGCGCGATCCGGCCCGGCGGGAAGACCGGCTTTCGACCCCGGACCGACTGTCCGAGTGGGTGGTCCTGGTCGGCGCCGGCACCGAACGGCTGGAGATCCCCGAAGCCGTCCTGGAGATGGTGAAGGCCTTCCGCGAGACGCTGTATCGCGTGCTCGTGTCGGATCCACCGGACACCACACCGCTGCGGAAGCCCCTGCTCGCGGCGTATCGGCACGCCGAGCTCGCGCCGTCCCTGCCGTTGCGGTGGACGGTGCCGCTGACGGACGACGCCGCCTTGCCGCACTTCCTCGCGCTGGAGGCCGAGGAACTGCTTCGATCCGAGAAGCTGGAACGGATCCGCGAATGCGAGGGCCCGGGCTGCGGCTGGGTCTTCACCGACCACACGCGCAACCGCTCAAGGCGCTGGTGCAGTTCGTCGGACTGCGGCAACCGGGCGCGGGCGAAGCGGCACTACGACAAGACGCGCGTTTAG